AATCATAATGTGTAATTCCTTTATCAAAAGCCTCTACAGCAATACTTTCGGCATTATCAAAATTATCTACTGATCCGAAGTTATGCCATAATCCTAAAGAAATCTCTGGAAGTAGCAATCCGCTTTTCCCACATCTGTTATATTTCATTGTTTTAATTTATAAGTTGGAGGTTTAATAGATTTTAAAAATACAAAAAACTCCCGCAGATTTTGCTGATTTAGGAGATAAAAAAATCTTCCTAATTTGCTCAATCTGCGAGAGGAAATTAAAAATCTAATTCATTTTTAATTTTGCAAATTTGTTTAAAATTTAAAATTATGAATAATAATTGGCAAAATTTAATTTCGATAGATTCTGATATCAGATTTGGTAAGCCTATCATAACAGGAACGAGAATTTGTGTTTCAGATATTCTTTCGTGGCTTTCTACAGGAATGTCTTTTGAACAAATTATTGAAGATTTTCCGGAATTAAACAAAGAACATATTCTTGCCGCTCTAATTTTTTCTGCATAATAATATTCAATAGCGTCCAGCTTTAGCTGGATGAAAATATAAACGCAATCAAAAAGGCTTTAGCCAAACTTTAAAGTTCGGCTAAAGCCTTTTTCTATTCAATCATATTCCCCCTAGCTAAAGCTAGGGGCTATTGAAAAATTAGTGAATTCGTGGCCAAAAAAAACTTTGTGCCTTAGTGCCTTTGCGGCAAAAACCCTTCTATTCTTTTATCTCAAAACCACTTTGCAAACCTTTATCAGAACTTCCTCCAACCATGATTTTGAAAGTTCCCGGCTCTACTAAATAATTTCCTTCGTTATCATAAAAACCTAATTCTTTATCCGTTAAAGTAAAGTTTACTTTTTTCGTTTCTCCTTTTTTCAAGTTAACCAATTCAAAACCTTTTAATTCCTTAATTGGACGAATGATGCTTGCAAACTCATCATGAATATACAATTGCACCACTTCTTTTCCATCAAAATTTCCAGAATTAGTTACCTCAATACTAACCTCAACTTTTTCTCCTTTAGCGAAAGCAGTTTTATTAACTTTTAGGTTTTTATAATCGAATTTAGTATAGCTCAATCCAAAACCAAACGGAAACTGAGGCGTTTTCTCTACATCCATATAATGCGACCAGAACACATTTTTATCGCTGTCAATTGGTCTTCCTGTACTGTATTTGTTATAATAAATTGGCACCTGACCTACATTTCTAGGAAACGACATTGGCAGTTTCCCGCTCGGATTGTAATCTCCGTATAAAACCTGCGCAACCGCATTTCCTGCCTGAGTTCCCAAATGCCAAGCTTCTACAATTGCTGGAACATTTTCTGCTGCCCAAGGAATACTCAACGGACGACCGTTATTTAAAACCAAAACTACATTTGGATTTACCTTATAAATTTCCTCTAATAATTCTTGTTGTAAACCTGGTAAATTCAAATCCGTTCTACTCCTTCCCTCACCACTTTGGAAACCGTATTCTCCTAAAACCATTACGACAACATCAGCATTTTTTGCTGCTGATTTTGCAGCTTCAAAGCCGCTTTTATCTGTTGTATTAAAAACTGTTTCAGTTAAGAAAGTTGCTTTTTGTTTCAATAAATCAACTCCTTTTTCAAAAGTAAGTTGATTGTCTTTGTATTGCTGCATTCCTTCTAAAACCGAAACCGCAGTATCATCAGACGCTGCAATTCTCCAGCTTCCCAGCGGGCTGTTTTTATCATTTGCTAAAGCGCCAATCAAAGCGATTTTCTGTCCAGATTTCTTTAGCGGAAGCAAATTCTTTTCGTTCTTCAATAAAACGATCGATTTCTTCGCCATATCCAAAACGCCATCGTTATTAGCTTTACTTCCAACCACTTCTTTCTCGCGTTTTTCATCACAATATCTGTAAGGATCATCAAATAATCCCAATTCAAATTTCACGCGCAAAATTCTTCGGACAGCATCATCAACCAAAGCTTCTTTTACTTTTCCCGATTTTACTAAATCAACAAGCTTTGCTACATATAAATACGATTCCATATCCATATCAGAACCAGCGATTACCGCTTTAGCCGTTGCATCAGCTTCGTCTTTTGCATAACCGTGCGCAATCATTTCACGAATCGAAGCGTAATCAGAAATTACAAATCCGTCAAACTTCCATTTTCCTTTTAAAATATCTCTTTGTAAAAAGGCATTTCCAGTCGCAGGAACACCATTCAAAGTATTAAATGAATTCATAAACGTACGAACTCCAGCATCAACAGTCGCTTTAAAAGGAGGCAAAACCGAATTGTACAATTTAGAATTACTGATATCCACAATATTATATTCCAATCCCGCTTCAACATAACCGTAAGCCGCAAAGTGTTTCGCACAAGCCGCAATCGTATTTACTTTAGCCAAATCTGCAACAGTTTCTCCTTGAAAACCTTTCACACGTGCATAACCCACTTTACTTCCTAAATACGGATCTTCACCCGCACCTTCCATCACACGTCCCCAACGTGCATCATTTGCCACATCGACATTTGGTCCAAAAGTCCAGTTAATCCCAGACGCCGAAGCTTCATCAGCCGCAATCGCCGCCGATTTTTTAATCGCTTCCAAATCCCAGCTCGCCGCTTCAGCCAGCGGAATCGGGCTTAACGTTTTATAACCATGTATTACGTCAAAACCAATAATAAGCGGAATTCCTAAACGGGTTTCTTCTACCGCAATTTTCTGTACGGAACGAACTTCTTTCACGCCTCGCACTGTCAGCATTGATCCGACTAATCCTTTTCTTAAATGTTCGTATTTTAATTCGGCTGATCCACCTTTTGGTGCTGGTCCCGTAACATCCCAAAAACCATTATATTGATTCATCTGTCCTACCTTTTCCTCAAGTGTCATTAACGGCAAAAGCAAATCGATACGCTGCTCAACAGTTTTATTCTTATCCAGATACGGCTTTTTTTGTGCATTCATATTTCCAATCGTAAAAAGGGAAAAGACCCCAATAAATATTATTTTTTTATTTTTCATATGTGTGGTTTAGTTAGTTCTTTTTAAGTTGCTAAGGTTCTAAGATACTGAGATACTAAGTTTCTTTTTTTGGGCGTGTCCCGCCGAAAAAGGCGGGTCGGGCTATCCGTTTCAAGTCCTCGTCTCGTCATTCTGACGAGACTGTGGGCTTTCCACTTCTATCCCTCACGCGAACGGTTTCAAAAGAGCGTTTTTTGGTTATCTTGTCATCCTGAGGAACGAAGGATCACACTAGAAACTCCACACAGAACTTCGCCAATCTTTGTCGAATTCCGAGTGTGATTTCTCCTTTCAGTCGAAATGACAAAAAAATCTAAAATCTAAAATCATTCTGTTGTAAAACAAGAAGCAGGCAGGTTCGCTTTATTAAACAAATCTGATTGCGTTGTGTTCCCCCATGCAAATCTCACTTTTGCCGGAGAAGCCACTTTTTTACTTGTCAAAATCACTTCGTTATTTTTAATTGAAGCTTCAGCAGGATAGAAAACTCCATCTGCTCCCGCAACTTCAAATTGATTCGATTTTTTATCCTTAAAATAAAGTCCATCTCCATAATCAAAAGAAACAATAAGTTTGTTTTTCTCAATTTTAAGGCTTTTAAAAAGAGGACTATTTACCAAATTTGAGTTTATTTTATAAGTATCGGCTAAAGCTAAATTCGCCAAACGAATTCCAACCGATTTTTTATTTTTTGGATGAATATCAATCGTATCCGAAATATCACTAATCACAACCATTCCCGTTTTTGAAACTTCTTTCAATAATTTTCTCTGTGAATCTCTAATCGTGACATTCGAAAAATTATTCGATCCTGTTTTAAAAGGTGCAATCTGAACATAATAAAACGGAAAATCGTCTTTCCATTCTTTTCTCCATGAAGTAATTAATGCACCTAATGTTTTGTCATAAACCAAAGAACCCACATTCGATTCTCCCTGATACCAAAGCGTTCCCGCAATTTTA
This portion of the Flavobacterium panacagri genome encodes:
- a CDS encoding DUF433 domain-containing protein; translation: MNNNWQNLISIDSDIRFGKPIITGTRICVSDILSWLSTGMSFEQIIEDFPELNKEHILAALIFSA
- the bglX gene encoding beta-glucosidase BglX — protein: MKNKKIIFIGVFSLFTIGNMNAQKKPYLDKNKTVEQRIDLLLPLMTLEEKVGQMNQYNGFWDVTGPAPKGGSAELKYEHLRKGLVGSMLTVRGVKEVRSVQKIAVEETRLGIPLIIGFDVIHGYKTLSPIPLAEAASWDLEAIKKSAAIAADEASASGINWTFGPNVDVANDARWGRVMEGAGEDPYLGSKVGYARVKGFQGETVADLAKVNTIAACAKHFAAYGYVEAGLEYNIVDISNSKLYNSVLPPFKATVDAGVRTFMNSFNTLNGVPATGNAFLQRDILKGKWKFDGFVISDYASIREMIAHGYAKDEADATAKAVIAGSDMDMESYLYVAKLVDLVKSGKVKEALVDDAVRRILRVKFELGLFDDPYRYCDEKREKEVVGSKANNDGVLDMAKKSIVLLKNEKNLLPLKKSGQKIALIGALANDKNSPLGSWRIAASDDTAVSVLEGMQQYKDNQLTFEKGVDLLKQKATFLTETVFNTTDKSGFEAAKSAAKNADVVVMVLGEYGFQSGEGRSRTDLNLPGLQQELLEEIYKVNPNVVLVLNNGRPLSIPWAAENVPAIVEAWHLGTQAGNAVAQVLYGDYNPSGKLPMSFPRNVGQVPIYYNKYSTGRPIDSDKNVFWSHYMDVEKTPQFPFGFGLSYTKFDYKNLKVNKTAFAKGEKVEVSIEVTNSGNFDGKEVVQLYIHDEFASIIRPIKELKGFELVNLKKGETKKVNFTLTDKELGFYDNEGNYLVEPGTFKIMVGGSSDKGLQSGFEIKE